Proteins encoded by one window of Flagellimonas lutaonensis:
- a CDS encoding GIY-YIG nuclease family protein: MYFVYVLYSRKHEKTYTGMTTDVNRRLLEHNHGKSFYSAKYRPWQVVHFESFEYRKDAREREKYLKSATGRRWMKSNINWPRSSTG; this comes from the coding sequence ATGTATTTTGTTTACGTTCTTTACAGCCGAAAACACGAAAAGACGTACACTGGAATGACAACCGATGTTAACAGAAGGCTTTTAGAGCATAACCATGGTAAATCGTTCTATTCTGCAAAATACAGGCCTTGGCAAGTTGTACATTTTGAATCGTTCGAGTACAGAAAAGATGCAAGAGAACGAGAAAAGTATTTGAAATCAGCCACAGGAAGAAGGTGGATGAAGAGTAACATCAATTGGCCGCGTAGTTCAACTGGATAG
- the murG gene encoding undecaprenyldiphospho-muramoylpentapeptide beta-N-acetylglucosaminyltransferase → MGNYRFILSGGGTGGHIYPAIAIANELKRRHPDAEFLFVGAKDKMEMEKVPAAGYPIEGLWISGLQRKLTVKNLLFPIKLISSLLRARKIVNDFKPHVAIGTGGFASGPLLQMAAKKGIPCVLQEQNSYAGITNKLLAKHAEKICVAYDGMARYFPKEKIVKTGNPVRADLVNLGIDKEEALSHFGLKTGKKTLLVLGGSLGARRINQLVESELVFIKNLGIQVVWQCGKLYYEEYKKYESDRVRTKAFIDQMEYAYAAVDMIISRAGAGSVSELCLVGKPVIFVPSPNVAEDHQTKNAEALMAQKAALMLKERDLDDRFEGVFEELVRSESKQRLLAENIKKLAMPKATEQIVDEVEKLLNHKDGKRG, encoded by the coding sequence GTGGGCAATTATAGATTCATTCTTTCCGGGGGTGGCACAGGCGGACATATTTATCCTGCCATTGCCATAGCAAACGAGCTGAAAAGGAGGCATCCAGATGCTGAATTCTTGTTTGTGGGCGCAAAGGATAAAATGGAAATGGAAAAAGTACCCGCAGCGGGGTACCCAATTGAAGGACTTTGGATTAGTGGATTACAACGGAAACTAACGGTGAAAAACCTGCTGTTTCCCATTAAACTGATAAGCAGTTTGTTGAGAGCACGAAAAATAGTGAACGATTTCAAGCCCCATGTGGCCATTGGCACAGGAGGTTTTGCCAGTGGTCCCTTGTTGCAGATGGCGGCCAAAAAAGGCATTCCGTGTGTGCTGCAAGAGCAAAACTCTTATGCTGGCATTACCAACAAACTGTTGGCAAAGCATGCCGAAAAAATATGTGTGGCATACGATGGTATGGCGCGCTATTTTCCAAAGGAAAAAATTGTAAAAACTGGCAACCCTGTACGGGCTGATTTGGTGAATTTGGGCATTGATAAAGAGGAAGCATTGTCGCACTTCGGATTGAAAACCGGAAAAAAGACCTTACTCGTTCTAGGCGGAAGCCTTGGGGCACGACGCATCAACCAATTAGTGGAAAGTGAACTTGTGTTCATCAAAAATTTGGGTATCCAAGTGGTTTGGCAGTGTGGCAAACTGTATTACGAAGAATACAAGAAATATGAATCGGACAGGGTCAGAACCAAGGCCTTTATCGACCAAATGGAGTATGCCTATGCAGCAGTCGATATGATCATATCTAGGGCTGGGGCGGGGTCTGTCTCTGAATTGTGCTTGGTAGGCAAACCAGTGATTTTCGTTCCCTCGCCAAATGTAGCGGAAGACCACCAGACCAAAAATGCAGAGGCATTGATGGCCCAAAAGGCAGCCCTGATGTTAAAGGAAAGGGATTTGGACGATCGGTTTGAAGGTGTGTTTGAAGAGTTGGTACGGTCAGAAAGCAAACAAAGGCTATTGGCAGAAAACATTAAAAAGTTGGCGATGCCAAAGGCGACCGAACAGATTGTCGATGAAGTGGAGAAGTTGTTGAACCATAAAGACGGCAAAAGAGGGTGA
- the ftsA gene encoding cell division protein FtsA has product MEQGNYSVGLDIGTTKIVAIIGRENEYGKIEVLGTGRSKSLGVHRGVVNNITQTISSIQQAVEQAEVNSGLKIGSVVVGIAGQHIRSLQHSDYITRPDSEEVINEDDLDRLCNQVYKLVMLPGEEIIHVLPQEYKVDGQSEIKQPIGMYGGRLEANFHVVVGQVSSIKNIGRCIKSAGLDLANITLEPLASAEAVLSQEEKEAGVALIDIGGGTTDLAIFKDGIIRHTSVIPFGGNVITEDIKEGCSIIEKQAELLKIKFGSAWPGENKDNEIVSIPGLRGREPKEITLKNLSKIIHARVVEIIEQVYVEIKNYGHEDQKKKLIAGIVLTGGGSQLKHLKQLVEYITGMDTRIGYPNEHLAGDSDEEIASPLYATAVGLLMNALKNGKENRKELVGADSEPEEMVMGQEAKASQSGSVQRERKSIFDKWSEKLKDFLDNAE; this is encoded by the coding sequence ATGGAACAAGGTAATTATTCAGTTGGTTTAGACATCGGTACCACCAAGATTGTGGCCATTATCGGTAGAGAGAACGAATATGGCAAAATAGAGGTGTTGGGTACGGGCCGCTCAAAGAGTTTGGGCGTTCACCGCGGTGTGGTAAACAACATCACCCAAACAATCTCGTCTATTCAACAGGCTGTAGAACAAGCAGAGGTCAATTCGGGACTCAAGATCGGGTCTGTGGTGGTAGGTATTGCCGGGCAGCACATTAGAAGCCTGCAGCACAGTGATTATATTACCCGCCCCGATTCAGAAGAAGTGATCAATGAAGACGATCTCGATAGGCTGTGCAACCAAGTGTATAAATTGGTAATGCTTCCCGGGGAAGAGATCATTCATGTGCTTCCGCAAGAGTACAAGGTCGACGGGCAATCAGAGATCAAACAGCCCATTGGCATGTACGGCGGTAGGTTGGAAGCCAATTTTCATGTGGTGGTAGGGCAGGTATCCTCCATAAAAAACATCGGCAGGTGCATCAAAAGCGCCGGGCTCGACCTTGCCAACATCACCTTGGAACCTTTGGCATCGGCCGAAGCGGTGCTCAGCCAAGAAGAAAAAGAGGCCGGGGTGGCCCTTATAGACATTGGTGGCGGCACTACGGATCTTGCCATTTTCAAAGACGGCATCATTCGCCATACCTCGGTGATACCGTTTGGTGGCAATGTAATCACCGAAGATATCAAAGAGGGCTGCTCGATCATAGAAAAACAGGCTGAGTTGTTGAAGATCAAATTCGGTTCGGCATGGCCGGGAGAAAATAAAGACAACGAAATAGTTTCCATTCCCGGGTTAAGAGGAAGAGAGCCAAAGGAAATTACCTTAAAGAACCTTTCAAAGATCATACATGCCCGTGTGGTCGAGATAATTGAGCAGGTGTATGTAGAGATTAAAAACTATGGTCATGAAGACCAAAAGAAAAAACTGATTGCAGGAATCGTGTTGACCGGCGGCGGAAGCCAATTGAAGCACTTGAAGCAGTTGGTGGAATATATAACCGGAATGGATACCCGAATCGGATACCCGAACGAACATTTGGCTGGTGATTCCGATGAGGAAATCGCCAGTCCGTTGTATGCAACTGCCGTGGGGCTGTTGATGAACGCCCTTAAAAATGGGAAAGAGAACAGGAAAGAGCTGGTCGGGGCCGATTCAGAACCGGAAGAAATGGTGATGGGCCAAGAAGCCAAGGCATCACAGAGCGGCAGCGTTCAGAGAGAACGAAAGAGCATTTTTGACAAATGGTCAGAAAAACTGAAAGACTTTTTAGATAACGCAGAATAA
- the murC gene encoding UDP-N-acetylmuramate--L-alanine ligase — protein sequence MNLNKIHSIYFLGIGGIGMSALARYFKFAGKQVAGYDKTATPLTDELIASGILVHFEDNLDVIPEEFKKPENTLVVYTPAVPKDLSQLKYFQDRGFAVKKRAEVLGMVTKETFCFAVAGTHGKTTTSCILAHLLKESGMPFIAFLGGISEDFNSNFVLEGTENAVVEADEYDRSFLHLSPDMACITSMDADHLDIYGNADELKKSFVEFTKRLKPNGRLFVKNGLPIKGITFGIEDGSDFEIRNINVQQGAYRFDLRTPTETLTDVQFGKPGRHNLLNALAAFAMAAQLPVEPSLLAKALGTFKGVQRRFSYQIKQENLVFIDDYAHHPTEIEAVHSAVREMHPQKKVVTVFQPHLFSRTKDFADGFAKSLARFDVVLLLDIYPAREEPIQGITSSWLLGRIEHPNKELVNKQNLVEKIKEYEPDVLVTMGAGDIGLEVPNIKRQLLYAS from the coding sequence TTGAACTTGAATAAAATACATAGCATCTATTTCTTGGGTATAGGTGGCATTGGCATGTCGGCATTGGCGCGCTATTTCAAGTTTGCGGGCAAGCAAGTGGCCGGTTATGATAAAACGGCGACCCCGCTCACCGATGAACTGATCGCTTCCGGTATTTTGGTTCATTTTGAGGACAACCTTGACGTGATTCCCGAAGAATTCAAGAAGCCTGAAAATACATTGGTGGTCTACACCCCTGCCGTACCGAAAGATTTATCGCAACTCAAGTATTTTCAAGATAGGGGCTTTGCCGTTAAAAAGAGGGCCGAAGTATTGGGCATGGTCACAAAAGAGACGTTTTGTTTTGCGGTGGCGGGTACCCATGGTAAAACCACCACCTCCTGCATTTTGGCACATTTGCTCAAAGAGTCTGGCATGCCTTTCATCGCTTTTCTGGGCGGCATTTCAGAAGACTTCAATAGTAACTTTGTACTCGAGGGCACTGAAAATGCAGTGGTAGAGGCAGACGAGTATGACCGCTCGTTCTTGCACCTGTCGCCCGATATGGCCTGCATTACCTCGATGGATGCCGATCACCTCGATATTTATGGCAATGCCGATGAACTGAAAAAATCATTTGTTGAATTTACCAAACGGTTGAAGCCAAATGGAAGACTGTTTGTTAAAAACGGGCTTCCGATAAAGGGTATCACCTTTGGTATTGAAGACGGTTCTGATTTTGAGATCCGCAATATTAACGTTCAGCAAGGGGCGTATCGATTTGACTTGAGAACGCCTACCGAAACGTTGACCGATGTACAATTTGGCAAACCGGGCAGGCATAACCTTCTCAACGCTTTGGCGGCTTTTGCCATGGCGGCGCAACTTCCAGTTGAACCCAGCCTGCTTGCGAAGGCCTTGGGTACCTTTAAAGGGGTACAGCGCAGATTTTCTTATCAAATCAAGCAAGAAAACTTGGTCTTCATTGATGATTATGCCCACCATCCGACAGAAATAGAGGCGGTACACAGTGCCGTACGTGAGATGCACCCGCAGAAGAAAGTGGTTACGGTATTTCAGCCACATCTTTTTTCTAGAACGAAAGACTTTGCCGATGGTTTTGCCAAGAGCCTGGCAAGATTTGATGTGGTGCTGTTGCTCGATATCTATCCCGCTAGGGAAGAACCCATTCAAGGTATTACCTCATCATGGTTGTTGGGCAGGATCGAGCATCCAAATAAAGAATTGGTCAACAAGCAAAATCTTGTTGAAAAAATAAAAGAATATGAACCTGATGTTTTGGTCACCATGGGTGCCGGTGATATCGGTTTAGAGGTGCCCAACATCAAAAGACAATTGTTATATGCGAGTTAG
- a CDS encoding FtsW/RodA/SpoVE family cell cycle protein → MRALFKNLKGDKAIWGIVALLGLFSFLPVYSASTNLVYVLGNGTTVGHLVKHALLLFLGFGIIYGVHRIPAHYFKGLSIIALPIVLLLLVYTLTVETNIGGVRANRWIQIPFIGVNFQTSTLASVVLMIWVARYLAKIKDTTITFKDSILPLWLPTALVILLVLPENFSTAAIISFLVLVLCFLGGYPLKYLLSIVGAGLVLAAMFLFVLFKTPEVIPGERAITWKSRIETFWNPDAADKDSTHQPTLAKIAIAQGGLVGKGAGKSVMKNMLSQSTSDFIFAIIIEEYGLLGGGALMFFYLLLLFRIVVVANGAKNVFSKLLVMGVGLPIVIQAFINMAVVVQLFPVTGQPLPLISMGGTSIWMTCLAIGIVLSASVKNESVGETSPEIDDNNPLEVLSGQL, encoded by the coding sequence ATGCGGGCACTGTTCAAAAATTTAAAGGGAGATAAGGCTATTTGGGGCATAGTGGCCCTATTGGGCTTGTTTTCTTTTTTGCCGGTGTACAGTGCCAGCACCAATTTGGTCTATGTGCTTGGTAACGGTACCACGGTCGGGCACTTGGTAAAACATGCACTTTTACTGTTCTTGGGCTTCGGAATCATTTATGGGGTACACCGTATACCGGCCCATTATTTCAAGGGACTCTCCATTATAGCACTGCCCATAGTCTTGCTGTTGTTGGTCTATACCTTAACCGTAGAGACAAATATCGGGGGTGTTCGGGCCAACCGTTGGATTCAGATACCGTTCATCGGGGTCAATTTTCAGACATCTACCTTGGCCTCTGTGGTTTTAATGATTTGGGTGGCAAGGTATTTGGCCAAAATAAAGGATACCACCATCACCTTTAAAGACAGCATTTTGCCGCTATGGCTTCCTACGGCCTTGGTTATTCTCTTGGTTTTGCCCGAAAACTTTTCTACGGCGGCCATAATCAGTTTTCTGGTATTGGTTTTATGTTTCTTGGGAGGATATCCCCTAAAATATTTACTCTCTATTGTGGGGGCTGGCCTGGTGTTGGCAGCAATGTTTTTGTTTGTACTGTTTAAAACACCTGAGGTGATACCCGGAGAGAGGGCCATTACCTGGAAATCAAGGATTGAAACCTTCTGGAATCCTGATGCTGCGGATAAAGACAGTACCCATCAGCCCACATTGGCCAAAATTGCCATTGCGCAGGGCGGACTGGTAGGCAAAGGGGCCGGCAAAAGCGTGATGAAGAACATGTTGTCGCAGAGCACATCCGACTTTATTTTCGCCATTATCATTGAGGAATATGGATTGTTGGGCGGCGGGGCTCTAATGTTCTTCTATCTGTTGTTGCTGTTCAGGATCGTGGTGGTGGCCAATGGTGCCAAGAACGTATTTTCAAAATTATTGGTAATGGGTGTCGGATTGCCCATTGTAATACAGGCTTTTATCAACATGGCTGTGGTGGTGCAGTTGTTTCCGGTTACGGGGCAGCCCTTGCCCTTGATCAGTATGGGCGGTACCTCTATATGGATGACCTGTCTTGCCATTGGCATTGTATTGAGTGCCAGTGTAAAAAATGAAAGTGTTGGGGAAACATCCCCTGAAATTGATGATAACAATCCCTTAGAAGTGTTGAGTGGGCAATTATAG
- a CDS encoding YpdA family putative bacillithiol disulfide reductase: MQHFDVIIIGGGPIGIACGLEAKKKGLSYVIIEKGPIVNSLFNYPINMQFFSSSEKLEIDEIPFISKDAKPKRNEALEYYRRIVVSNKLNIHLFEKVLDVTKEKGIFEVKTDKDGYTAQNVIVATGFYDLPNKINVPGEDLPKVSHYYKDPHFYASQKLAVIGASNSAVDAALECWRKGSEVTMIIRGPEIGQRVKYWVRPDILNRLKEGSIKAYYNSTVKEIKEKEIIINAPGGEVVLENDFVLALTGYMPNFNFLKKLGIELSKDEKRLPTYNPSTMETNVDGLYLAGVICGGMETHKWFIENSRVHAPIIMDAILEKQQKTVS, from the coding sequence ATGCAACATTTTGATGTCATCATAATCGGTGGTGGCCCCATTGGTATTGCGTGCGGACTTGAAGCCAAGAAAAAAGGCCTGTCCTATGTAATTATTGAGAAAGGCCCCATTGTAAACTCATTGTTCAATTACCCCATCAACATGCAGTTTTTTTCGTCTTCCGAAAAACTGGAAATCGACGAAATACCCTTTATCAGCAAAGATGCCAAGCCCAAGCGAAATGAGGCCTTGGAATATTACCGAAGAATAGTGGTCTCAAATAAATTGAACATCCATCTGTTTGAAAAGGTGTTGGATGTTACCAAGGAAAAGGGAATTTTCGAAGTCAAAACGGACAAAGACGGATATACTGCCCAAAACGTAATAGTGGCCACAGGTTTCTATGACCTTCCCAACAAAATAAACGTACCTGGTGAAGACCTACCCAAGGTTTCCCACTACTATAAAGACCCCCATTTTTATGCCAGTCAAAAGTTGGCCGTGATCGGGGCCAGCAATTCAGCTGTCGACGCCGCTTTGGAGTGCTGGCGGAAGGGCTCTGAGGTCACCATGATAATCCGAGGCCCTGAAATTGGGCAGCGTGTCAAATACTGGGTACGGCCCGATATTCTCAACCGCCTCAAAGAGGGAAGCATTAAGGCGTATTACAACTCTACCGTAAAGGAAATCAAGGAGAAGGAAATCATTATCAACGCCCCTGGAGGCGAAGTTGTTTTGGAAAATGATTTCGTATTGGCCCTCACCGGCTATATGCCCAATTTCAACTTCTTGAAAAAACTGGGGATTGAACTATCCAAAGATGAAAAACGCTTGCCCACCTACAATCCCAGTACCATGGAAACCAATGTTGATGGGCTTTACCTGGCAGGTGTTATCTGTGGTGGCATGGAAACCCATAAATGGTTTATAGAGAATTCACGTGTGCATGCGCCCATCATCATGGATGCCATTTTGGAAAAACAACAGAAAACGGTTTCCTGA
- the ftsZ gene encoding cell division protein FtsZ produces MSKNIELDNIAFDLPKNKSNVIKVIGVGGGGSNAINHMFQAGINGVDFVICNTDAQALQNSPVPNKIQLGVSLTEGLGAGANPEVGEQAAVESMEELKSMLEGNTKMAFITAGMGGGTGTGAAPIIAKLAREMDILTVGIVTIPFQFEGVMRCKQAQIGIEKLRANVDSLIVINNNKLREVYGNLGFKAGFSKADEVLSTAARGIAEVITHHYTQNIDLRDAKTVLSNSGTAIMGSATASGSSRASEAIMKALDSPLLNDNKITGAKNVLLLIVSGAQEITIDEIGEINDHIQIEAGHGANIIMGVGEDEDLGDAIAVTVIATGFTADQQNDIVNTESKKIIHTLEDEQRAEQELQTEQTQSMTPTASAQVEEPVIKHRLEDDMEDVENEKSMPEEEDPLIPTTNYIRNFNVFYEEVVAENVEDDFVIVEAKSILNDIEVIDPEEVSSQKEEEDQFSLAFDMPLNRDEETENEKQHTVTFDLGDEVKDMDVNEYIEVNPVIDYRKDGETRYNLQEYMELENKLTGAKSLAETHEPKLIEDELVFEKKVVKTEASQGGNAPKENNVNPFESSIEDLLKSRADERRRKLKNFNYKFKNNMNNVDEIEKEPAYKRHGVDLNEVPKEKKVSRTTLSEDSNDEMQLRSNNSFLHDNVD; encoded by the coding sequence ATGAGCAAGAACATTGAATTAGACAACATAGCCTTTGATCTACCAAAGAACAAGAGCAACGTCATAAAGGTAATCGGCGTCGGCGGCGGTGGTAGCAATGCCATCAACCATATGTTTCAGGCCGGTATCAATGGGGTCGATTTTGTCATCTGCAATACCGATGCCCAAGCGTTACAGAACAGTCCGGTTCCCAACAAGATTCAGTTGGGCGTTTCATTGACAGAAGGGTTGGGTGCGGGTGCCAATCCTGAAGTGGGTGAACAGGCAGCTGTCGAGAGCATGGAAGAATTAAAGAGTATGCTCGAGGGCAACACGAAGATGGCGTTCATCACCGCTGGTATGGGTGGGGGCACCGGAACGGGAGCTGCCCCGATCATTGCCAAACTGGCACGTGAGATGGATATTTTGACCGTGGGCATTGTCACCATTCCGTTTCAATTTGAAGGTGTAATGCGTTGCAAGCAGGCCCAAATCGGTATTGAAAAGTTGCGGGCAAATGTTGATTCGTTGATTGTGATCAATAACAACAAGCTACGCGAAGTATATGGCAACCTTGGTTTTAAGGCAGGATTCTCCAAAGCGGACGAAGTATTGTCAACTGCGGCCAGGGGCATTGCAGAGGTCATTACCCACCATTATACGCAGAACATTGACCTGCGCGATGCCAAAACCGTACTATCCAACAGTGGTACGGCCATTATGGGATCGGCCACGGCATCGGGTTCGTCCAGGGCTTCTGAGGCCATTATGAAAGCATTGGATTCTCCATTGCTCAACGACAACAAGATTACGGGTGCCAAGAACGTGTTGCTGTTGATTGTTTCAGGTGCGCAAGAAATCACCATTGATGAAATTGGTGAAATCAATGACCATATACAGATTGAGGCTGGTCATGGTGCCAACATCATTATGGGTGTGGGCGAAGATGAAGATTTGGGCGATGCCATTGCCGTTACGGTCATAGCTACTGGTTTTACGGCAGACCAGCAGAACGATATTGTCAACACCGAATCGAAAAAGATCATCCATACCCTGGAAGATGAGCAAAGGGCCGAACAAGAACTGCAGACCGAACAGACGCAGTCAATGACCCCTACGGCCAGTGCGCAGGTAGAGGAGCCCGTTATTAAACATCGTTTAGAGGATGATATGGAGGACGTCGAAAATGAAAAGTCGATGCCTGAAGAAGAGGATCCCTTGATTCCGACCACCAATTATATCAGAAACTTCAATGTTTTCTACGAAGAAGTGGTCGCTGAGAATGTTGAGGACGATTTCGTCATCGTAGAGGCCAAGAGTATTTTAAATGATATTGAGGTCATCGATCCTGAAGAGGTTTCATCACAAAAAGAGGAAGAAGACCAGTTCTCATTGGCGTTCGATATGCCCTTGAATAGAGATGAAGAAACTGAAAACGAGAAACAGCACACCGTGACCTTTGATTTGGGCGATGAGGTCAAAGATATGGATGTGAACGAATACATAGAGGTTAACCCTGTAATCGATTACCGGAAAGATGGGGAAACACGGTACAACCTCCAAGAGTATATGGAGCTTGAAAACAAGCTTACAGGTGCCAAGTCGCTAGCAGAGACACACGAACCCAAACTGATAGAAGATGAGTTGGTGTTTGAAAAGAAAGTTGTAAAGACCGAGGCTTCACAAGGGGGCAATGCACCGAAAGAAAATAATGTCAACCCGTTTGAAAGCTCAATAGAAGACCTCTTGAAAAGTAGGGCCGATGAGCGCAGACGAAAGCTGAAAAATTTCAACTACAAGTTCAAGAACAACATGAACAACGTGGACGAAATTGAGAAAGAACCTGCTTACAAGCGTCATGGGGTCGATCTTAACGAGGTGCCCAAAGAGAAAAAGGTATCACGAACCACCCTAAGCGAAGATAGCAATGACGAAATGCAGTTGCGTTCGAACAACTCATTTCTGCATGACAATGTTGATTAG
- the murD gene encoding UDP-N-acetylmuramoyl-L-alanine--D-glutamate ligase: MGRLAILGAGESGVGAALLGKQKGFDVFVSDGGKIKKEYKEVLIHHEIEWEEGYHSEPRILNADLVVKSPGIPDTVPLVKKLVDGGVPVISEIEFASRYTNAQIIGITGSNGKTTTTMLTHHLLKEAGLNVGMAGNIGDSFAKMVAEKDFDHYVLEISSFQLDGITGFRPHIAIITNITPDHLDRYGYTFENYVASKFRIAMNQGPHNYLIYDADDTAIAEGLKKHPVQSKLLPFSLKSRLKEGAWMNEGTIKIKVETKTFEMSTDFLALEGQHNVKNAMAASMAALLVNVRKEALRESIQAFQGAPHRLEKVLKINHVEYINDSKATNVNATYYALDGIKKPIVWIAGGVDKGNDYSSLMPLVREKVKAIVCLGMDNTKLKDTFGNVIDLMVETYSMEEAIKVAYKVAERGDAVLLSPACASFDLFENYEDRGNQFKQAVKNL; this comes from the coding sequence ATGGGGCGCTTGGCTATACTAGGTGCTGGTGAGAGCGGCGTTGGCGCGGCCCTATTGGGGAAACAGAAAGGGTTTGATGTTTTTGTTTCCGATGGAGGAAAGATTAAAAAAGAATATAAAGAAGTTCTTATACATCATGAGATTGAATGGGAAGAGGGGTACCATAGTGAACCCCGAATTCTGAATGCCGATTTGGTCGTGAAAAGCCCTGGGATTCCTGATACCGTTCCACTGGTGAAAAAACTAGTTGATGGGGGCGTGCCGGTAATTTCAGAGATTGAATTTGCCTCGAGATATACCAATGCCCAGATAATCGGTATCACAGGAAGCAACGGTAAGACCACCACTACCATGCTGACCCATCATTTGCTGAAAGAGGCGGGTTTAAATGTCGGTATGGCGGGCAACATTGGCGACAGTTTTGCCAAAATGGTGGCAGAGAAAGATTTTGACCACTATGTGCTCGAGATCAGCAGTTTTCAATTGGATGGCATCACGGGCTTCAGGCCACATATTGCCATCATCACCAACATTACCCCCGATCATTTAGATCGGTATGGGTATACGTTTGAAAACTACGTGGCTTCAAAGTTTCGAATTGCCATGAACCAAGGGCCGCATAATTATCTGATTTATGATGCAGATGATACGGCAATAGCAGAAGGGCTAAAGAAACATCCTGTTCAATCAAAATTGCTTCCCTTTTCACTTAAATCAAGGCTAAAAGAGGGGGCTTGGATGAATGAAGGAACAATAAAAATAAAAGTAGAAACTAAAACCTTTGAAATGAGTACTGATTTTTTGGCCCTTGAGGGCCAGCACAACGTTAAAAATGCCATGGCTGCATCAATGGCGGCACTCTTGGTAAATGTAAGAAAGGAGGCCTTACGCGAAAGTATTCAGGCATTTCAGGGGGCTCCCCATAGACTTGAAAAAGTATTGAAGATCAATCATGTAGAGTATATCAACGACTCAAAGGCAACCAATGTGAACGCCACATATTATGCCCTTGACGGCATCAAAAAACCAATTGTTTGGATTGCCGGGGGGGTCGATAAGGGCAACGACTATTCGAGTTTAATGCCCTTGGTGCGAGAGAAGGTAAAAGCCATTGTTTGTTTGGGCATGGACAATACAAAGCTAAAGGACACCTTTGGAAATGTCATCGATCTAATGGTTGAAACCTACTCAATGGAAGAGGCCATAAAGGTGGCCTACAAGGTGGCCGAAAGGGGCGATGCGGTGTTGCTTTCGCCGGCGTGCGCCAGTTTTGATTTGTTCGAAAATTATGAAGATCGGGGCAACCAGTTCAAACAAGCTGTAAAAAACCTATAG
- a CDS encoding cell division protein FtsQ/DivIB yields the protein MRVRGDYIKLMVLAIAIIGLYGFSDHRSKARTINKIYIKFLGDNALYLTEGAVNKLLMKNYGSLKNRPKEEVALNTIEQLVESNPMVKSAQVYFTVNGDLITEIVQRRPIGRVEGATKFYLDNQGRRMPLSKNHSARVPIITGKITGKSLEDAYVILEYINKDDFLRMNVIGIHIEDEGKYQLKFRMENFVVNLGGVKNLNEKFKNFMAFYAKAAKDKTLEKYAVVSLEFDNQVVCTKI from the coding sequence ATGCGAGTTAGAGGCGATTACATAAAATTGATGGTGTTGGCAATTGCCATCATCGGCCTTTATGGTTTTTCCGACCACCGCAGCAAAGCGAGAACCATCAACAAAATTTACATCAAGTTTCTGGGAGACAACGCTTTGTACTTGACCGAGGGTGCGGTTAATAAATTGTTAATGAAAAATTATGGGAGCTTAAAAAATAGGCCCAAAGAAGAGGTAGCTTTGAATACCATAGAGCAGCTAGTTGAGTCTAATCCTATGGTCAAAAGTGCCCAAGTCTATTTTACCGTCAACGGAGATTTAATCACAGAAATCGTTCAGCGAAGACCCATCGGTCGGGTCGAGGGGGCCACTAAATTCTATTTGGATAACCAAGGCCGACGTATGCCGCTGTCTAAGAACCACTCGGCACGAGTGCCGATCATTACGGGCAAGATAACGGGCAAGAGCCTTGAAGATGCGTACGTCATTTTAGAATACATCAACAAAGATGATTTTCTACGGATGAACGTCATAGGCATCCACATCGAAGATGAGGGCAAATACCAGCTCAAGTTTCGGATGGAGAATTTTGTAGTGAATCTGGGCGGGGTCAAAAATCTCAACGAAAAGTTCAAAAATTTTATGGCCTTTTATGCTAAGGCTGCCAAAGACAAGACATTGGAGAAATATGCAGTTGTGAGTCTAGAATTTGATAATCAAGTGGTTTGCACGAAAATTTAG
- a CDS encoding GatB/YqeY domain-containing protein has translation MGLQEKVMVEMKAAMKAKDSVALESLRAIKSAILLAKTEKGASGELTEEEEVKLVQKLVKQRKDSAAIYKEQGRDDLAQPELAQVAVIEKFLPEQLTEEEIEKVVVQTIDSLGASGMQDMGKVMGVVTKELAGQADGKTISSIVRTKLSS, from the coding sequence ATGGGATTGCAAGAAAAGGTAATGGTAGAGATGAAAGCTGCGATGAAGGCCAAGGATTCAGTGGCCTTGGAATCATTACGAGCTATCAAATCGGCCATTCTTTTGGCAAAGACCGAAAAGGGTGCCAGCGGTGAACTGACAGAAGAAGAAGAGGTGAAGCTGGTGCAGAAGCTCGTAAAGCAGCGCAAAGACAGTGCCGCCATTTACAAAGAGCAAGGTCGAGATGATTTGGCACAACCAGAATTGGCCCAAGTAGCCGTAATAGAGAAGTTTTTGCCAGAACAGCTTACCGAAGAGGAAATTGAAAAAGTTGTGGTGCAGACCATTGACTCTTTGGGGGCATCCGGAATGCAAGATATGGGCAAGGTCATGGGCGTTGTTACCAAAGAATTGGCTGGTCAAGCCGATGGCAAGACCATATCTAGTATTGTAAGGACAAAATTGAGTTCATAA